TTCTGAGAAGGTGCGTTGGGTCCAAGTTGAATCACAAAGACAAGATCGCCactcatttatttaaaattggTGAATGTTGTCTTCCAAATAACATGGTTTCATGGATGCCCTCGTGGGGATTGAGCAGAGTACTCGGATCAACATACAAACCTGCACTAGATGATGATTGTTCAGGGGAATTAATGGAATAGGAAATGGGAATTTAAAATGGGATCCCTCAGATCCTATCTTAGGCAACCCATGTGACCCtaacttattttaatttcaatgtGCCTACATATTGGTTCAtaatctttatttttcttttgtttcttgtttTGTGGTCGGCAATAATAATGCTATAAATTTTATAGATTGAGCAAAATTGGGTATCAAGAAATTGATACTGATTTAGTGGCAGGTTGGAGAATAATTGCATTCATGTACACGTATTAGGTAAGGATTAACATGGTTGCATGTGGTTTCATCTATTAATCCCGCCGCATCTATCTATCTGGATTGGGTTTTGTTATATTCACATTGAACTTTCTCTCATCACATTTTTATTCACTTTGTCTTTCCATTACCTTTTCCTTATCTTAGGCAGCTTAGGACATAAATGTTTGAGAATTCTGGTGTGAGTTAGAATCTCATTTTTAACCAAAAATATAGGTGATGTAAAAATTACTAAACCAAAGAACCgtaattttagagggaccttaGACTATGATAACAATTGGGTTTTAGATCCTCTAAAATTATGGTTCTTTAGTTTAGATCCCTCTAAAATTATGGTTCTTTGATTTAGGTACCTCTAAAATCATGCTACATCAGCGTATGTTAGGCGATTCAGTAGTTAATGGACAGAAAGTGACGACAAGAGCTAAAACCTCagcattatttttcatttaggaGTGTTTTCCAACAAAAAATATTTAGAGAGGTCTAAACCAAAGAACCCTGAATTTAGAGGAGCAAAAACGTATTTAAACCTACAATAATTATTAGTGTGTTTGGTATGAAGTTACTTTGGGTCAAAGAAATGGATCCAAAATTTTGCTTtcatgtttttttcttcttaaaatttaaaaagataaaatttGGATTTCCAAATTATCAATAGGGAAAACTAAATGATATCTAACACACATTGTAGTTGTTTTTTCTCATAAAGGTCATACTCTGATCGGTTATTGTGTATTTGATTTAGAAATGAAACTACTTATAAATACATTAAAATTGTTAAGGAGAACAACAATATGGAAGGAACATCTACCTTGCTCATATCATGTCCATATCAAATATTTTGTACTACAAAACACTGCTGAAATAAAAAGGTAAAGtagaattttaatttaaaagttaTGGGAATTCTAATTTGTTTCACTGTTATCATCATCTAGAACTCAAAATTATCTTTTCTttaattattgttattttaattttaatgtctTTGCAGCACTTCACTCCCTTCTCAAACGATGACAATGCTACCTATTGCTCCTTTTAGTGGGAACTAGAAATAGACTTTTCACTATTTATTTGCTAAGTTAACATATAAATTGCACAAACTATGACACTAAATCACTCCAATGCTTAATTACAGCAGTTGGAAAAATTCTACACATATTGCAAAACTTGATCTTCATCAATACATCAATATCATCATTTCCTTCCTCTATAAGTGACCCTAGAGCTGCTTGGATTGGAGCAGTAGCAAAACTTGATCTTCATCTATACATGGATATTCATCACCTTTCCCTAACAATGAGAGGGTGGATCGATTTTATCAGGATAAACCTGTAGCATAAAATACAATACACTTCTGTGAGGGAAAGAATAAAATTACTAAGACTATGTTTGGATACCTGTTGGCTCCAGCGCGAACGGATGTTAGCATGAGTTTCAAGGCAAAAAGTGAACAGAACTTTCTTATTGATCAAGATGAATGTCCGTTCATGTCACACTCAACCGGTATCCGATTTCACAAAGTTTCAAATCCAATTCAAGAACAGTTACATTGTGGTTACCTGGCTTTTTCTTTCCTCACTAAAGCTACCAGTTCTGACCTTCACCTCCCCTCTATGAGTAGTTAATTCATCTAATATTTCAGCATCATCTATTTCCTTTGATCCAGCTCTAGGTGATTCCACCTCCTGGAACAAAATAAACCAGCCCTTTTATATCCCATATTGATGCCTAAAAGAGagatgaaaaaaatcaaaagtgATAAAGTTAAGCATAACATACCCTGAAGGATTTATTGAAACCTGATCTAGGAGCACCAGATATTTCTTCATATTCAGCCGCATCTAGTTCCTTAAGATGCTGTGGTTTGAACAGCTTGGGGAGTATGTGCTGCCTCAATGTGATAAGCAAAAAGAAAGGTAAAGGGAACAACATTCCAGCTATGGGAATCCATGTCACTCCAAAACAAACCAAGAAATATACACATTGGAAGAGTGTGAATAAGACAATGTATTTGGAAGGAACTGACTCAACAAAGGATGCATGATCTCCTTCTAACAACCTGTCAAAATGAGTTGGCATTAGAAAGAGGATTCAATGGAAATCATTTGAGAATGAGATTGAAATCTTCTGTCCTGAAAGCGTGTCACATTCTCTGTCCCACCAATAAAATGTTGACATGACTGCCATGTAAGTATGAAACTGCCCCACTCATGTGTTTTTTAGTTGACGTGACAAGAATTGATTGTTGGTGAGACAAGAAATTGAGACACCGTTTGAGGATAGAAGATCTTGATCTTTGACAGTGGAAGTTTCATGATTTTGTTGAAGTTGATGAAATCACTTACTTGTACCACCTACGAGGTCTAACAAAAAGAAGCAATATCCTTTCCCAGAATTGATTCCCTGGAAGACTATCAATAGCCATGTAAGCAAAGTATCCCCAAAGAACTGAAGTTGGTATCTTTTTTATGGCAGGCATAGCAAAGACTGCTGCTCCCACAAGGAGTGATTGTAAAAGATTGCTCACTCTCTGCTCCTTTACTCTAACAGGCAAGTATGCATCAATGTGTTTCTCAGGATCAAATGTCCTCTTGCTGTTGTTTCCTTTATCTTCACCATTTAGGACAACCTCTTTCAAATCCTCTAGTTCTTTGACCACTAAATGACTCTGCAGACAGCCATATTGAGGAACAATTAGGAACTTAGATATTTGGCAATTAGTTTTTTTGGGCAAGCCAAGGGGAAGAGGATGAAAAGGCCAGGCTTACATCTGGACTTTTATCCATTTCTATAAACACTTCTTGCATCTTCCCATATATTTCAGAGTTGCTAGCATTCCTCCTTATGCTTTCCTTGGCACTTTTGATCAATTCTTTTTGCATCAGCTGCACCACATTTAATAGCCAATTCAGTGCATGCTTGGAAATCATTCTACTATTGATTCTAAAGGCAAAAGTAATTGTATGGAGAAGCTTTTGTGAGTACTTTTTAGGTGCCAGAAGTGATTATGAGGAAATAGAAGTTGATGCAAACATGCTCATAATACTGGTTACATATCCCAATACTTAATTACCCACCTGTTTCTTGAGAACAGCCAGGCTCTTGGTGTGCATAGGGGATTGAGGCAGAACTCCATTTGAAGGGGGTAAGCCAATTAATCCACAGAGCAAAGTCTTTTGAAATATTGTTTAGACAAAGCAAAGCATAAGTACTGATTGGATGACTaatgtgaaagaaaattaaacaacTCTATACAAAATAGACGTATACCATGAATCCTAGCAACGCTATGTCATAGTGATATGCAGAAGGTTTCCTGAGATTGAATTCTTTTGGTTGTGCCATCTGGGAAGCGACACTGTGGTCAAAGAAGTAAAGCCCCGCTACCATTAAGGCAGGAATAAAAGCAGCAAAAATATATGCAGGTGAAACCTTCACCATATCCTGCAGCAAATGGCAGATCAGTAATTTCCAAAACCAGAAAAGCAGTAAGTGGCAAAGTGATGACTTAATGCAATATGGTTCAGGAAAAAGTTCGGTCGACACCCCATTTACACCTACACCCAGAGTGAGGTAAAAATAGATGAGCGAAATTGGAAGATATGATGATTGACGtgataggaaaagaaaagagagttaTGAAGAGAAAGTGGGTGATTATGTGATAGAAGAGAAAAAGATGTATGAGTGAATCAAAACTCTATTGATTACTTTGATTACTGTCCAATGTTGTAAAGATGAAGACTCCCAAGCCAGAGGAGCAATGAGTCTTCTGGGAACTCCAGAAGGCACTTTATCAGCTACTGTGAATGAAAGAGCTGTCCACACCACCACCATGAAAGGCACCCCATAGTCTGCAATGAAACTTCTGAACCAGCCTGTTCAATAAACAAACTAGGTTAGTTTCccaactccaaccatggaaatTGGCTAAAATCACTTAGAATTCACTTGACAAACCTGAGCCATATAACCATGACCTTGCTCTTCTGCTTTTAAGAGCAGTATATAGAAGGCCAAAGGTGAATATAACACCCAGCAGTCCATTTGCATACAGCCAATGATATTGGTACTTCTCTGATGTTGGGTCTCCCTCTTTAGGAACTTTGAACTCATTTATCATTCCCTGAACATGCAAAGACTTGTATCAAAGGCCTTCTCTCATGTGTTATATACCAAACCATAGTTTGCATTTGATAGTTGATACCTAACCTAACATTTCACAAATTTGTgatgaaccaactatcccaaaagcttaagtttttGGGTGAAGAAgatacatgaatgattttatattatttttcaaacAAAGCCGCCTCATGCAATAACCAATTGGACTAGAAACGTGGACGACGCTTGGattgaatttgaaattcaactttttcttGGAATAATTGAGAGAAACAAAGATCAAACTCTAGAGCACTAGTCATAGAGACCTAACTGTACCTAAAAAATTACCTCAGATATGACAATTGTTCTACCTCGAAGTTAGCTTAGATGTGGGGATTGCTCTATAATTTATAACCACTTATTCAATCATATTTCCAGTTATTGTGAGACCTTAATAAAACTGACCTTGATAGCCTCTTGAAGGAACAAGACTGTGATCAACATGCTAAAAAGCTCACCAGCAATCCTTGTAAATCTATTGATGATATTGCCAGCATTGAATATTGCTAGAAGAAACAGCAAGAGAGCAGTCCATACACAAACCCTGAAATGTCATGATATATAAATCACACACTGGTTACAAAAAAAGAACTTGGGGACTGTAAAGAAAATGTTTCTGTTACCATCCTGCCCAAGCCAAAAACAGTTCTCGTCCCAAGCCATCCCTATCTTTGGCAAAGTTGTACAAATATGTGTACATAAGGATAGTGGGTTCTGCTACTCCTAGTATCAGGAGAGGTTGCCCACCCAAAATTGAGTGTATGATTCCACAAATGGCTGTTGAAGCTAATGTTTCTACTGTGCTCAAGCTTCCATCTATACATAAAACAATCAAATTTTCAATACCAGTGGAGACCAATTTAGGGAGTGTGTTAAGTGTAAGTGAGAGTGAAAGAGAGTGAAGAAGCTAAACCTCATGATATAAATTTTCAGCCATCTATACTGTCACAATTAGCTCCTCACAACTTCTCACTTGACACACATTATATATATAGGAACTAGGAAGCATATTATAAAGTGAGAAGTAACTAAGATGAACTACTCTTAACTGTAAAATAGTATATGTTTTAGAATGGTAGGGGAGATTTTCATTTTCAGTAATGGaaccagaaaaaaaatcaatagaAAAGGGCAGCCCTGTGCACAGCACAAAGCTCCAGCATGTGCAGGGTACAAGAAGGAGTTCGACCTCATTTGGTCTATTGTAGAACTTGAACCCGTGACCTCAACCAGAAAATATCAATAAGAAATGCAAAAGTTTAACACATTAAGTAAAATCAACAACGGCTAATTGAAGGATTCAGTGTAAAAATTTAAGAAGTGTCTATTTGAATACTATTCtattaaagaaaagaaaaatcattttAGCGGGTCAGTGCTTAATTTTGGGTGCACTTGGTCCCTGTGCAATTTGATAATAGAacattagagcatctccaatggttaTTTCAGGGTTGGTTCTTAAGATAAGAACCTGTTTCTTAAATTTGCAACTCATTGGACTCATTAGAGGAAGCTGAAGTAGAGGTTCTTATTGACCATTTTTAAGGTCCATTGCTTGCGGAAGCAACTGGTTCTTAGTGTTTTTAGAATTAAGAATCATTGTTTCTCTCTCACTCATCAACATAAAACAAGAAATATATGCGATACTGTGGGACCTAACCAAAGTAAAATAAGAAACCGTCATCGGAGCAAAATCAGTTGCTTATGGGTTACTTATATCAATGTGATGTTTTTGTGCCCATAGAAAATAGTGATAAGCAACCAACTAAGATTCctagcattgaagatgctcttaaaATTCATGgtagaaagaagaagatgaagaaataacTAACCTGTGGCTCTGCTGAGCTGCTCGCCAAAGGCAATAACAGGTAGAGCAGAAGCAAAGAAGACATAGGTAGTAGGGGCCAAAATCCTGTCATCAAACAGATAGAGAGTGTGTACATTAACTTTCAAATTAAAGAAGACTCTTTATTCAAGATCTTAATTCTGATAGATAATAAGAAACTTAGTTACCCTTTTCCTGACTTGAAGCCAGAAGTCCAATCATCTTTGTAATGCACTGCTCTTCCTCTATAATCCTCCACAACACCCTTACAAGGTGTTTTCAAGCTCTCCATTTCTTAATGCACAAGGTAATCATCACAAAAAATTCATATAGCAGATTATATTCACACAATCATagaaaaattaatcaaaattgAAAACATAACAAGACTTAATGCATGCTTTAATCATGTTGGTTCAGTTTCGTTTGGTTTGAAATCAGGGCACATGAACCAAAAGAAATGTGAAAGTATACAAAAATGTCTGATTGAATTTGTCAAGAATTTCTGATTGATCAGCGAAAAAATTGAAATGGGAAAAGGGAAGAAAAATCAAAGAATTAAAAACAAGAGATTTATCAATCATCATGGTACAGTTctgaagacaaaaaaaaaataaattaaacaagAAAACAGATTTTTTGTGACACAAATTAACACGACACGCAAGAATCGAAGAGAAATCGAATTTGTGTGAATTTGCATGTAACATGCAACGAAGAAATAAATCAAAACCCAAATTCAAAAGGGTATTATGATGCAAATTGATTTGAGAAAATTAATGAAGAATGTGGATGATGATCGACGTGAAGGGAGTGAGTAAGGTTGAATGACAGTACCGGAGAGGTTGTTGTGAGACGAAGCTAGCTACAACATATGATGAGTGGGCAAATCAGTTTTTGGGCATGTATGTATTTGTAGAATCACACTTCACACTCATTCATATAGGACCAGACAGAGAAAGAAAGACAAGTGATGAGGGTTATGAATagaaatatagataaaaaaatttagggtATTACATTTAttcctaaaattaattttaacaaaaataaactcaaaataatCTAAATAGTTTAGTCATAAATGAATATGATAAAAAACTTATAATAAGCTTAAAAGAATTTACCTAAACATTTGGTAAGGTAATGTTGTGTTTGATTGAACGTAATTTGAATGGAGTCGGTCATTGTCTCTAAATTCTCAATCTACCGTTCGGAGGTTTTCAATTTGTTAAGTGGAAATAAAGTGTGATGATCTacctcataattgattttgaagtgCAAAGTACGGTGGAGAACTGATTTTCACATGTTTGAATATTTTCTATCAAAATCAATTGTTgactcaaaatcaattatagatAACACATTATGTTGTAGCTTATGAGATAAGTAACATCAATTATGAGCTCAATTTTCAATGTTTGTTTAGTCAGATGTCATTCAATGTTTGTTTAGTCTGATGTCATTCAATTGTTGTAAGCATGTGTATGTGTTTATGATATTCACACTCATTATTGTCACTATACACAAAAAATAATTCTAATCAAATGAAATTCTcttaaaaatcacttttctatAAGTATATTCATACATAAATTACATTAGCTCAGCTCACATCTAAAATACTTAATTTTACAGTTTCACTTTGGCGTTGTTTGCTTCTTCTTCTGTAGAAGGGTATTGACAAATTCCACAAGTTTAATTGCGGCGTGTATGGAACCAACCACCCTCTAATTTGATTGCGTCGTTGTATCTTTGACGGCCGCTACAGAgtagtttgttgttttgttttgtttttccgCATGTAACCTAAAAATTCcacattttccgatgtaccaaaaaaaacctaaaaattccacaggtttttgtttttgtttttttaaagccACAAATACCACAAAAGTATCCCAAGTGGTCCAGATCCTTGTTTGGGTTTA
This portion of the Lotus japonicus ecotype B-129 chromosome 3, LjGifu_v1.2 genome encodes:
- the LOC130746174 gene encoding boron transporter 4-like, producing MESLKTPCKGVVEDYRGRAVHYKDDWTSGFKSGKGILAPTTYVFFASALPVIAFGEQLSRATDGSLSTVETLASTAICGIIHSILGGQPLLILGVAEPTILMYTYLYNFAKDRDGLGRELFLAWAGWVCVWTALLLFLLAIFNAGNIINRFTRIAGELFSMLITVLFLQEAIKGMINEFKVPKEGDPTSEKYQYHWLYANGLLGVIFTFGLLYTALKSRRARSWLYGSGWFRSFIADYGVPFMVVVWTALSFTVADKVPSGVPRRLIAPLAWESSSLQHWTVIKDMVKVSPAYIFAAFIPALMVAGLYFFDHSVASQMAQPKEFNLRKPSAYHYDIALLGFMTLLCGLIGLPPSNGVLPQSPMHTKSLAVLKKQLMQKELIKSAKESIRRNASNSEIYGKMQEVFIEMDKSPDSHLVVKELEDLKEVVLNGEDKGNNSKRTFDPEKHIDAYLPVRVKEQRVSNLLQSLLVGAAVFAMPAIKKIPTSVLWGYFAYMAIDSLPGNQFWERILLLFVRPRRWYKLLEGDHASFVESVPSKYIVLFTLFQCVYFLVCFGVTWIPIAGMLFPLPFFLLITLRQHILPKLFKPQHLKELDAAEYEEISGAPRSGFNKSFREVESPRAGSKEIDDAEILDELTTHRGEVKVRTGSFSEERKSQVYPDKIDPPSHC